A part of Arachis hypogaea cultivar Tifrunner chromosome 12, arahy.Tifrunner.gnm2.J5K5, whole genome shotgun sequence genomic DNA contains:
- the LOC112729925 gene encoding uncharacterized protein — translation MSWNYPKKTERNADRAQQQGGIYAIRTDDAAKSDTLIRGKCEIGGKALTTLYDTGAFHSFLGFNKAADLGLTVSALSFDLHLHTSTSKIVVTKIGCQEVPFRVKNREFVHDFICLLITELDLILGLDWLSMNLVLLDSFERSIWFMSEESEGPVVARSYYLNVVKVNCSGTECQGFILFAANCLGDEQDLDRIPTVREFSKVFPRRYTRVFTSERD, via the coding sequence ATGTCTTGGAACTACCCCAAAAAGACCGAACGGAATGCTGATAGAGCTCAACAGCAAGGCGGTATATACGCTATCAGGACGGATGATGCTGCTAAGTCAGATACTTTGATCAGAGGTAAATGTGAAATTGGTGGTAAAGCGTTAACTACATTGTATGATACTGGAGCATTTCATTCATTCTTAGGCTTTAATAAAGCTGCTGACTTAGGGTTAACGGTGTCGGCATTGTCATTTGATTTACATCTGCATACTTCTACTTCTAAAATTGTGGTGACTAAAATAGGATGCCAAGAAGTTCCTTTTAGGGTGAAAAACCGAGAATTTGTTCATGATTTTATCTGTTTGTTAATAACTGAGTTAGACTTGATTTTGGGCTTGGATTGGTTATCGATGAATCTGGTGTTGTTGGATTCCTTTGAGCGTTCTATCTGGTTTATGTCTGAGGAATCAGAAGGACCGGTGGTGGCGCGAAGTTATTATTTAAATGTGGTGAAAGTGAATTGTAGTGGGACAGAGTGCCAAGGATTTATCCTTTTTGCTGCAAATTGTTTAGGAGATGAGCAAGACTTAGACCGAATACCAACCGTGAGAGAATTTTCCAAAGTTTTTCCCCGAAGATATACCCGAGTTTTCACCTCAGAGAGAGATTGA